One stretch of Candidatus Syntrophosphaera sp. DNA includes these proteins:
- a CDS encoding restriction endonuclease subunit S produces MSEWKHQLLTDLFNVEIGGTPSRGAMRYWANDCDSQAYSWVSIADLGKSNVIKKTKERITTDGLNSSNAKLLPIDTLIFSFKLTIGKIAFTGVELTTNEAIAALIPKGNKVETKLIFYLLPNTLDRLVYDTAVKGKTLNKSKIAKITFFIPLDIGEQRKIATILCTLDNVIDRTEAAIEKYNAIKAGMMQDLFNRGIDTQTGKLRPTFEEALELYKESKLGWIPKDWEIVQIGVFAKIKGGKRMPAGKEFSDALTPFPYLRVTDMQDGSIDQADLKYVPVEIEPLIRSYKISVDDVYVTIAGTLGLFGTIPVNLDQAQLTENAARITEFDKLEYDRDFIKHQCNSAIVQGQVIREIGVGGGVPKLALFRIGKFLFLKPAIHEQQAIVDRIQVIEHKLSDESVALKKYKQLKQGMMADLLTGKVRVHLNENKVENG; encoded by the coding sequence ATGAGTGAGTGGAAACACCAGTTATTGACTGATCTATTCAACGTAGAAATTGGTGGAACGCCTTCAAGAGGCGCTATGAGATATTGGGCTAACGATTGCGATAGCCAAGCATATAGCTGGGTCTCAATAGCAGATTTGGGGAAATCGAATGTAATTAAGAAAACTAAAGAGCGAATTACTACCGATGGATTAAATAGCTCAAACGCAAAGCTATTGCCAATAGACACGCTGATTTTTAGCTTCAAGCTTACAATCGGTAAGATCGCATTTACTGGGGTCGAACTAACCACTAACGAAGCAATTGCTGCCTTGATTCCTAAGGGAAACAAAGTTGAAACAAAACTGATTTTTTACCTACTTCCTAATACACTTGATCGCTTAGTATATGATACTGCGGTTAAGGGAAAAACTCTAAACAAGAGCAAGATAGCAAAGATTACGTTTTTTATCCCATTAGATATTGGGGAGCAACGCAAGATAGCCACTATCCTCTGCACATTAGATAATGTGATTGATAGGACCGAAGCTGCGATTGAGAAGTACAATGCGATTAAAGCCGGGATGATGCAAGACCTGTTCAACAGAGGCATTGACACTCAAACTGGCAAGTTGCGACCTACGTTTGAAGAAGCTCTTGAGCTCTATAAAGAATCAAAATTGGGATGGATACCCAAAGACTGGGAGATTGTCCAAATCGGAGTTTTCGCAAAGATAAAAGGGGGTAAGCGAATGCCTGCGGGGAAAGAGTTCTCTGATGCATTAACGCCATTCCCATATCTGAGAGTAACTGACATGCAAGATGGGTCTATAGATCAAGCAGACCTCAAGTATGTTCCGGTTGAGATCGAACCACTGATTCGCAGCTACAAAATCTCTGTAGATGATGTTTATGTCACAATTGCCGGGACTCTTGGTCTGTTTGGGACGATCCCGGTGAATCTGGATCAAGCTCAGCTTACTGAGAATGCGGCCAGGATTACAGAATTCGATAAGTTGGAATACGATAGAGACTTCATAAAGCATCAGTGTAATAGTGCGATTGTTCAGGGGCAAGTTATCAGGGAAATTGGCGTGGGTGGCGGAGTTCCAAAGCTCGCTTTATTCAGAATTGGCAAGTTTCTCTTCCTCAAACCAGCGATCCACGAGCAACAGGCAATTGTCGATAGAATACAAGTGATAGAGCATAAACTCAGTGATGAGAGCGTCGCTTTGAAAAAGTATAAGCAGCTTAAGCAAGGCATGATGGCTGACCTCTTGACTGGTAAAGTAAGAGTACATCTAAATGAAAATAAAGTGGAGAATGGCTAA